A section of the Acanthochromis polyacanthus isolate Apoly-LR-REF ecotype Palm Island chromosome 1, KAUST_Apoly_ChrSc, whole genome shotgun sequence genome encodes:
- the LOC127533058 gene encoding uncharacterized protein LOC127533058: MLPEPRMLCIMLVKVRFGETQKYVKVAETEDGYDDFNTFLQKVALQHDLSYTSLESPMSDNSSGSVSGVSSLVSSDSSDATVIVHTNGGRRTHAERESAKEMVRNVLKAKPGGQFILDEYDKMKTLTDSTRRKLVNLLVANMVEIHGRSPPISVRTTCALGIISIFPSLRDPYSDKGYEHFYDPESGSGYLAWRIKTVQRNTAAQPQRCSTSTTYQDSPKRKRDVLCTDKQLLGEHCHEAISFLKHSTDESAIKERMRATFQYRQTLVQDQQCSSTVFDIFPRFLDITGLIEQDFTMMFGEEVSGRFLAKWPTFFKPRILADCKKLTSNEHIEDLMSLQQDSGWDSDLSSILLLVHLLPPTPKGHKKSAKISPCQAVDHVVRYLQMGASVETFLAGVEPGQPFLLGVGEKKSSIQRYYVIIDHKAIPCKAQTSLAAFDEFFKAHFIFSVSYHESLYNFYTFIQTTVFNIDIGKAKETPRVKELRARFFHDA, translated from the exons TGCATCATGTTGGTTAAGGTGCGATTTGGTGAAACACAGAAGTATGTCAAAGTGGCTGAGACTGAAGATGGCTATGATGACTTCAACACATTTCTTCAAAAAG TTGCACTTCAGCATGATCTTTCATATACTTCGCTGGAGTCACCCATGTCAGACAACTCATCTGGGTCAGTGTCAGGAGTCTCCTCGCTAGTATCCTCTGATTCATCAGATGCAACAGTGATTGTTCATACAAACGGAGGGAGGAGAACCCATGCTGAACGGGAATCAGCAAAAGAG aTGGTGAGAAATGTTCTGAAGGCTAAACCAGGTGGACAGTTTATTTTGGATgaatatgacaaaatgaaaacattgacAGATAGCACAAGGAGAAAGTTGGTAAACCTTCTTGTGGCCAACATGGTTGAAATTCATGG GAGGAGCCCACCCATCTCTGTTCGAACTACATGTGCTCTAGGCATCATCTCTATATTTCCCAGCCTCAGAGATCCATATTCGGACAAGGGATAT GAACACTTCTATGACCCAGAGAGTGGATCTGGCTACTTGGCCTGGAGGATAAAGACTGTTCAGCGCAACACTGCAGCTCAGCCCCAGAGATGCTCCACAAGCACAACCTATCAAGATAGTCCAAAGAGAAAGAGGGATGTTCTCTGCACTGATAAGCAGCTGCTTGGTGAGCACTGTCATGAAGCAATATCCTTTTTGAAACATTCAACTGATGAATCAGCCATCAAAGAGCGAATGAGGGCCACATTTCAGTACCGTCAAACACTGGTTCAAGATCAGCAGTGCTCTTCGACAGTCTTTGACATCTTCCCACGATTTCTCGACATCACTGGCTTG ATTGAACAAGACTTCACCATGATGTTTGGAGAGGAAGTGTCGGGCAGATTTTTGGCAAAATGGCCTACCTTTTTCAAGCCTAGAATCCTGGCAGACTGCAAAAAACTGACTTCTAATGAGCACATTGAAGACCTCATGTCATTGCAGCAAGACTCAG GCTGGGACAGTGATCTGTCCAGCATTCTTCTGTTGGTTCACCTGCTTCCTCCCACCCCCAAAGGCCACAAGAAGAGTGCTAAAATCAGCCCATGCCAGGCTGTTGACCATGTTGTGAGATATTTGCAG ATGGGAGCCAGTGTTGAAACCTTCCTTGCTGGTGTGGAGCCAGGCCAGCCCTTCCTCCTTGGTGTTGGTGAAAAGAAGAGCAGCATCCAAAGATACTATGTCATCATTGATCACAAGGCCATCCCTTGCAAGGCACAGACATCCCTTGCAGCTTTCGATGAGTTCTTCAAAGCACACTTCATCTTCAGTGTCAGTTACCATGAATCCCTCTACAACTTCTATACGTTCATCCAAACCACAGTTTTTAACATTGACATTGGAAAGGCCAAGGAAACTCCCAGAGTCAAGGAATTAAGAGCAAGATTTTTTCATGACGCTTGA